One genomic region from Terriglobus aquaticus encodes:
- a CDS encoding L-ribulose-5-phosphate 4-epimerase, with amino-acid sequence MLLQRLREEVLEANLELVKRGLVLYTFGNASGVDRDQGLVVIKPSGVDYDKLKPEHMVVTDLEGNIVDGELRPSSDLDTHTLLYREFTGIGAVVHTHSEYATSFAQAGLPIPAYGTTHADYFYGPVPVTEPLKDEAIQGRYVHETGAAIVERFRQPGREVDPLAIPACLVAGHAPFVWGKDAHDAAHNAVVLEAVARMAFRTTLLRANCEGVSQALLDRHYFRKHGASATYGQRTK; translated from the coding sequence ATGCTGCTGCAGCGTTTGCGGGAAGAGGTGCTCGAGGCCAACCTGGAGCTGGTCAAGCGAGGGCTGGTGCTTTATACTTTCGGCAATGCGTCCGGCGTGGATCGCGACCAGGGCTTAGTTGTGATCAAGCCCTCGGGCGTGGACTATGACAAGCTGAAGCCCGAGCACATGGTTGTTACCGATCTCGAGGGCAACATTGTGGACGGCGAACTTCGGCCGTCCTCTGATCTGGATACACACACGCTGCTGTACCGCGAGTTCACCGGGATCGGCGCAGTCGTTCATACCCATTCGGAGTATGCGACCAGCTTCGCCCAGGCTGGCCTGCCCATTCCGGCCTACGGCACCACGCATGCGGACTACTTCTATGGTCCTGTCCCGGTCACCGAACCGCTGAAAGATGAAGCCATTCAGGGCCGTTATGTTCATGAGACCGGGGCGGCGATTGTGGAGCGTTTTCGGCAGCCCGGCCGCGAGGTCGATCCGCTGGCAATCCCCGCGTGCCTCGTGGCAGGGCATGCGCCGTTTGTGTGGGGCAAAGACGCGCATGATGCTGCGCACAATGCTGTGGTGCTGGAGGCCGTCGCGCGCATGGCATTTCGCACAACGCTGCTGCGGGCAAACTGCGAAGGCGTGTCGCAGGCCTTGCTGGATCGCCACTATTTCCGCAAGCACGGGGCATCCGCGACGTACGGTCAGCGCACCAAGTAG
- a CDS encoding ribulokinase, with translation MAIVAGVDFGTLSTRVTLLDSERGRLGMALASYPLQRRRDDPDYATQSHEDQMGALVKAVKQVLADTGVAGEEIAAIALDTTGSSVIPVDATMQPLDDYYLWCDHRALKEAQQITAAAHVQQVEAIDWCGGVYSHEWGWAKLLHWLRHNPQERDRFASAFEHCDMVAATLAGITHPKQVKRSACAMGHKWMWNPKWDGYPSQQFLSSLDPLFDGIREKMSGDVLTSDHLAGHLSEAWAGKLGLRAGIPIPVGAFDAHWDAIGAGCREGDVVNVVGTSTCIIAMTRTTQLVPGVCGVVPGSVHPSFTGVEAGLSAVGDIFDAIAKRAGRDVKSLSQGLDAYAAGQTGLLRLPWDNGDRTVLVKSELGGVTLGWNLLHTAQDELFAAIEGTALHTRIILERMAEHGVPTERVINAGGIPQQNAVLNQVYANVFNKPVLVPQTPPTSIGSGIFALLAAGAFGSIEEAQQKMCPDTRTFTPEPVAAARYERLYHLFRSVYFGLGDSTADAVPLGHVLRELRNLAAQAREHA, from the coding sequence GTGGCGATCGTTGCCGGCGTTGATTTTGGAACGCTCAGCACGCGGGTGACTCTGCTGGATAGCGAACGCGGCCGGCTTGGCATGGCGCTGGCTTCCTATCCTCTGCAGCGGCGGCGTGACGACCCGGATTACGCAACCCAGTCGCATGAAGACCAGATGGGTGCATTGGTCAAGGCCGTTAAGCAGGTGCTTGCGGATACGGGAGTTGCAGGCGAAGAGATCGCAGCCATTGCTCTGGACACGACGGGATCCTCGGTGATCCCGGTCGATGCAACGATGCAGCCGCTGGACGACTACTACTTGTGGTGTGATCACCGCGCGCTGAAGGAGGCGCAGCAGATTACCGCCGCCGCCCACGTACAGCAAGTGGAAGCGATCGACTGGTGCGGGGGCGTTTATTCGCATGAGTGGGGTTGGGCCAAACTGCTGCACTGGTTGCGCCATAACCCGCAAGAGCGAGATCGATTCGCAAGCGCGTTCGAGCACTGCGACATGGTGGCCGCTACCCTTGCCGGCATCACCCATCCGAAGCAGGTGAAGCGTTCCGCATGTGCCATGGGCCACAAGTGGATGTGGAATCCGAAGTGGGACGGCTACCCTTCCCAGCAGTTCCTATCGTCGCTTGATCCTCTGTTCGACGGCATCCGCGAAAAGATGTCGGGTGATGTACTGACCAGCGATCACCTGGCGGGGCACTTGTCGGAGGCGTGGGCGGGCAAGCTCGGCTTGCGTGCGGGTATCCCGATTCCAGTCGGCGCCTTCGACGCGCACTGGGACGCAATCGGTGCTGGTTGCCGCGAAGGCGACGTGGTCAACGTGGTTGGTACGTCCACTTGCATCATCGCGATGACACGGACCACCCAGCTTGTGCCCGGCGTGTGTGGTGTGGTGCCGGGCTCAGTGCATCCGTCCTTCACGGGGGTTGAAGCAGGACTTTCTGCCGTTGGGGACATCTTTGACGCCATCGCCAAGCGTGCCGGCCGCGACGTGAAGTCGCTGTCGCAAGGTCTGGATGCCTACGCCGCTGGGCAGACCGGCCTTCTGCGTCTGCCATGGGATAACGGCGACCGCACCGTTCTGGTGAAGAGCGAACTGGGCGGTGTTACGCTCGGCTGGAACCTGCTGCACACCGCCCAGGACGAGTTGTTTGCCGCAATCGAGGGAACCGCCCTGCACACCCGGATCATCCTGGAGCGCATGGCAGAGCACGGCGTGCCAACGGAGCGAGTGATCAATGCGGGAGGTATCCCGCAGCAGAATGCGGTACTGAACCAAGTGTATGCGAACGTCTTCAACAAGCCGGTGCTGGTGCCGCAAACGCCGCCCACCAGTATCGGGTCAGGCATCTTTGCTCTGCTTGCAGCCGGCGCCTTCGGGTCCATCGAAGAGGCGCAGCAGAAGATGTGTCCCGACACCCGCACCTTCACCCCGGAACCGGTTGCGGCTGCGCGCTATGAGAGGCTCTACCATCTGTTCCGCTCGGTCTACTTCGGGCTGGGTGATTCGACAGCGGACGCAGTCCCGCTAGGCCACGTTCTTCGGGAGCTTAGGAATCTCGCGGCACAAGCACGCGAGCATGCGTAG